The Malus domestica chromosome 10, GDT2T_hap1 genome contains a region encoding:
- the LOC103445372 gene encoding dimethylnonatriene synthase-like, with protein MIVQIGDEEMGEKLGGRESFSSYKCTSQNLLHILRTILPPLNSLPPVTTMESTISPFQIIHTVLASLILYGALRIIAIANTKKNTTNKKIMMPKVPQPSGAWPLIGHLPLLRSEIPVALILGAMADQHGPIYSLKLGQHELLVLSAWEQVQELFTKKDRVFATRPTTAGGKYLGYDNATFALSPYGDYWREVRKLTTMELLSSKRVKTLSHVRASEVDSFIKNLHSLVCTKDNVDPSSTSSSPVHMSELLEHLTFNINVKLIAGKRFTVGQYNEKNGEVWRFEKAVKEALHLFGVFVWSDAMPCFEWLDGWFGHVSSMKKCFKELDYVLGKWLEEHRQRRLESKNNKVESDLMDVMISNFEEDEIYGHNRDTVIKATALVLMATGTESTSVTLTWAMSLLLNNQKVLKSAQEELDIHVGKDRWVQESDLTNLKYLQAILKETLRLYPPGPITGLREAMEDCHLGGYFVPKGTRLLVNIWKLQRDPRMWANPCEFQPERFMTTHADVDFKGQSNFEYIPFSAGRRSCPGMTLGSHVVQLVLARLIQGFNMSRVGDGAVDMKEGLGLALPKANPLEVFLAPRLPLQLYQCL; from the exons ATGATCGTTCAAATAGGAGATGAGGAAATGGGAGAGAAATTAGGAGGGAGAGAATCCTTCTCCTCCTATAAATGCACATCCCAAAATCTACTACATATCCTCCGCACAATCTTACCACCACTTAACTCTCTCCCACCAGTCACCACCATGGAGTCAACAATTTCTCCATTCCAAATCATTCACACAGTTTTAGCTTCTCTAATTCTCTATGGTGCCTTAAGAATCATAGCAATAGCAAACACTAAGAAGAACACAACCAACAAAAAGATCATGATGCCTAAAGTCCCTCAACCCTCGGGAGCATGGCCCTTAATAGGTCACCTTCCTCTGCTGCGTTCTGAAATCCCAGTTGCACTTATACTCGGAGCCATGGCTGATCAACACGGACCAATCTACTCCCTGAAGCTTGGACAACATGAATTGCTTGTTCTCAGCGCCTGGGAACAAGTCCAAGAATTGTTCACAAAAAAGGACAGAGTTTTCGCCACCCGGCCGACTACAGCCGGCGGAAAGTACTTGGGCTATGACAATGCAACCTTCGCCCTTTCCCCGTACGGAGACTACTGGCGCGAGGTCCGTAAATTGACCACCATGGAGCTTCTCTCGAGCAAAAGAGTTAAAACCCTAAGCCACGTCAGAGCCTCAGAAGTTGACTCCTTCATCAAAAATTTGCACTCACTAGTTTGCACAAAAGATAATGTGGATCCAAGTTCAACGTCATCGTCGCCAGTGCATATGAGTGAGTTATTAGAGCACTTGACGTTTAACATAAACGTGAAGTTGATCGCTGGGAAGAGATTTACAGTTGGCCAGTATAACGAGAAAAACGGTGAAGTTTGGCGTTTTGAAAAGGCAGTAAAAGAGGCTTTGCatctctttggtgtttttgtctGGTCGGATGCTATGCCATGTTTTGAGTGGCTAGACGGTTGGTTTGGTCACGTGAGTTCCATGAAGAAATGTTTTAAGGAACTGGACTACGTACTTGGGAAATGGCTCGAAGAACATCGACAAAGAAGATTGGAAAGCAAGAATAATAAGGTTGAGAGTGACTTGATGGATGTTATGATATCCAACTTTGAGGAGGATGAAATTTATGGCCATAACCGTGATACTGTCATCAAAGCAACAGCACTG GTGCTAATGGCAACTGGCACAGAAAGCACATCTGTGACACTAACATGGGCAATGTCCTTACTCCTCAACAACCAGAAAGTCCTCAAATCTGCCCAGGAAGAGTTGGACATCCACGTAGGAAAAGACCGATGGGTTCAAGAATCAGACCTCACAAACCTCAAATACCTCCAAGCCATTCTCAAAGAAACCCTACGCTTATACCCACCTGGCCCAATCACAGGCCTCCGTGAGGCCATGGAGGACTGTCATCTCGGTGGCTACTTTGTCCCCAAAGGCACTCGTTTACTAGTCAACATTTGGAAGTTGCAGCGGGACCCACGCATGTGGGCCAACCCTTGTGAGTTTCAACCTGAGAGGTTCATGACCACTCATGCTGACGTGGATTTTAAAGGTCAGAGTAATTTCGAGTATATTCCATTTAGTGCAGGGAGAAGGTCGTGTCCTGGTATGACACTAGGGTCGCATGTTGTGCAATTGGTTCTGGCTCGTTTGATTCAGGGATTTAATATGAGCAGAGTTGGTGATGGGGCGGTGGATATGAAGGAAGGGTTGGGGCTTGCCCTGCCCAAAGCAAATCCACTGGAGGTTTTTCTTGCTCCACGCCTTCCTCTTCAGCTTTACCAATGCCTTTGA
- the LOC103445374 gene encoding probable glucan endo-1,3-beta-glucosidase A6 isoform X2, translated as MELGFLPLLILCLSVSISSAELASKVGVNYGQLGNNLPPPSQSVKLIQSLKAKRVKLYDANPKILTASNQTLADHWVHTNVVPFYPETLIRYLFVGNEILSQPNKQIWTFDFLWSKTWSN; from the exons ATGGAGTTGGGTTTTCTCCCCCTGCTCATCCTCTGCCTCTCAGTTTCCATTTCCA GTGCGGAGCTCGCCTCCAAGGTGGGTGTGAACTATGGCCAGCTGGGCAACAACCTCCCTCCACCGTCGCAGTCGGTGAAGCTCATCCAGTCTCTCAAGGCCAAGCGAGTCAAGCTCTACGACGCCAACCCCAAAATCCTCACTGCCTCCAATCAGACGCTCGCCGACCATTGGGTCCACACCAACGTCGTCCCCTTTTACCCGGAGACTCTGATTCGGTACCTCTTCGTTGGAAACGAAATCCTCAGCCAACCCAATAAACAGATCTG gactttcgacttcctctggagcaaaacatggtcaaattga
- the LOC103445374 gene encoding probable glucan endo-1,3-beta-glucosidase A6 isoform X1 produces the protein MELGFLPLLILCLSVSISSAELASKVGVNYGQLGNNLPPPSQSVKLIQSLKAKRVKLYDANPKILTASNQTLADHWVHTNVVPFYPETLIRYLFVGNEILSQPNKQIWYNLDILGETSRYYRTFDFLWSKTWSN, from the exons ATGGAGTTGGGTTTTCTCCCCCTGCTCATCCTCTGCCTCTCAGTTTCCATTTCCA GTGCGGAGCTCGCCTCCAAGGTGGGTGTGAACTATGGCCAGCTGGGCAACAACCTCCCTCCACCGTCGCAGTCGGTGAAGCTCATCCAGTCTCTCAAGGCCAAGCGAGTCAAGCTCTACGACGCCAACCCCAAAATCCTCACTGCCTCCAATCAGACGCTCGCCGACCATTGGGTCCACACCAACGTCGTCCCCTTTTACCCGGAGACTCTGATTCGGTACCTCTTCGTTGGAAACGAAATCCTCAGCCAACCCAATAAACAGATCTGGTATAATCTCGATATTCTCGGCGAAACATCTCGATATTATag gactttcgacttcctctggagcaaaacatggtcaaattga